TTTAGAGTTTAAAGTGtgcttgaaaaaattcaaattgcaaATTTTGCAATTGAAGCTCCTATACTTTCTTTAACCTTTATTCCTGCGCTTTGTCCATCCCAccacatttttgattttaacatgAGGGGGAAAGACAAAAGGAAAATAAGATGGAATCTAAAATAAGAAGAGCTACAAACAGctagtaaacaaacaaaaagaaaaaggaaactcAGAAAAAGTTTGCTAGCTTCGttgataaaaaatgcttttgatcTGTTAGAAAAACGTATAAAGCCGGGTTTTTGTAAAACGGGTACTGTGAAATCCAGGATAATTTAACACCGGTATAGCCAATTCTCACGTACCAGCAGAAAATGACATAGGAAGCGAGATAACGTACTACTgtatttctttgttaataataatactttgtaTATGCTTCTTCAATGCATATTTATTCctgcttaatattttcttttaaatattatttaatacttctGATTTATACTTAAAACTGTTAATGTAAGTATAATGTTATTAATGTCAACAGATTAATTATAGgtgctttcatatattttcatgGCTGTTAAAGATGTTGAGGCATGTAAAACGATATACAATAAAACATGTTGATgcattaagaaatgaaatgttttgtttttataaatttataaaatgcttttcttgATAAATGTAAATTGCCATTAGTAGGATCTCAAACAAGAAGATGTGTGTTCCATTTTCAAGCTTGCTAAAGTTACATCCAAGTATACGAATGAAATAGTAATGTCTGCTGTTTGTCTGGCCGCTACTGGTTGGACTTTATTCTTCAAAAGGTTTGATatagtttctattttattttgtataattactTCCATACCTTTTCCATTTCTTCAGctttgtatttactttttcatatcATAATTTTTCCCCGCCCACTGTTATCTGTTTttagttatcatttttttttaataaggttctgttttgttttattgtgaaaaatgcaAGGAGCATGATTAAATGTTTGTCTTTTGAACTAATGAATGTTAATAGTACTGATGCTAATGTAGCTCAACTGACTTGTAAAAAAGTGAAGTAATGAATCGTGTAACTTTTGTAACAAACTTCtatgaacaaatttaaattgaacaaaaatgttaatttcttttcttattagtcctccagttaaatttttaattttccaatttaatatcaaaacagGGTTGCAactccacagggaaaacctgaaaaatacagggaatttgaaaatcacctaaaataacagggaaaatgcagggaattttgattttttctttacaaactgggaaaatacagggaattttgtttcttatttttgtcttttaaaaaatggtgaccactcaaagcgtaatctGTGGGATATTTAgccatgatatttcagctatactaaactatttcatttaccatagcattatttaagtatgttcagctgttttccCTCcgattaaaactaataaatatagttagccctATATAGCTCACACAcgagcacagtaattgttgtttcctcttaatatattatatataaaatgtacagggaaaacacagggaattttttttccagatttgagtggcaaccctgaaaacttataaaatttatttattgtgatgTTTGAATAACATTTAAGATGCAGTTATTACTTAAATGAGGATTTTGATGTACTTACAGTAGAAAGTCTGTAGTCTGTAGAAAGTCTGTAGAAAGTCCAGAATCGTTAGGACTTCGGCGAGTTCGGAAAACGGAATTTTCTGGATAATTGGTCTTTAAGGTAAATAAACGTCAAAACATCCTTGTTTcatgtaaaataacaaatagacTAGATGATTTCTCGATCCACTCAATTAGTGACAATCCTACAGTGATTCTGTGTGGTTTTGACGATCGTTTTTGTTCAgttgttattaatttcatttggcTTTTAAAATCTCTATGTTTTAATACGTTATTATTTCACTTGGCAAACTTTGAATCcgcatttttcattaaattattaacgaTTCACCCGCAATCCCACGTGgatttataattgcatttttgtcGGTTATTGCTCTGGACTTGCATAGTTTTTTAATGCTACATTATCACACATGAGAAGATTCGAATCGCACATTTGTAGACTTTTTAATGTACTCGATTTGTGACGATTTTACTGTCCACATCGTTTTGTGGATCGCATTttcaacagtttaaaatttccatacagtttctaaaattttgatttcatttttaatatattattacaatcTCTATGTTTTAATAcgttattatttcattagaCAAACTTTAAAtccttcttttttcattaaattattaatgattcaCCCGCAATCCCACTTGGATTTACGATCGAATTTTTGTCAGTTATTGCTATGAACTTGCATAGTTTTTTAATGCTACATTATCATACATAAGAAGATCGAATCACACATTTGTAGACTTACTCTTTAATGCACTCAATTTGTGACGATTTTATTATCCACATCGTTTTGTCGATCGTATTCTCAATAGTTTGAAATTTCCATacagtttctaaaattttgatttcatttttaacatattattagaATCTCTATGTTTTACtacaatattatttcatttggcAAACTTACAATACACAAGGttatctaagttttttttaattttttatttttaactttagctGTTTTgtgaattagatttttttaaaatttaaaatagaactttGAACAATAATGGGTCTCTTAAAAACCtcacaattttttctattaGGTGCCATCTAGTAAGGATATAGtgacttttatagtttttagtATCCTTCTCTTTTTAAGGTCTATTAGGAATTCTAAATATCATAGTTGTCTTGATGTtcctgataaaaattttttttcttctgtatttgttctaataaaatattcctgATTTTTGTTTGAGAACATCCCATTTTCAAGGAATACAAATGTGGAGTTTTGATAAAATAGATTGGAAGAAtccaaaaatttggatttttgatgcatcttttttattttaattcctaatGCTAGTagaaatcacaaaatttgatAGTTCCAATTTAGAGAACTTCAACTAATTATATTGATAGATGATTCAAGCATATGGCCTTTCCTGCAGGTTTCATAGTTTAAATCTTTTTGGGAATTCAATCATTCtatggaaaagaaaattatcccGTCTAcattagcaaatttttatggTGATGAATATGGTGATGAATTTTTATGGTGATGATGATTTGTCtcttttacttgattttaaaaataaacgattCCAATAAACAATACAGTATATTggaattgtttattttgagattattaaaaccctactttaaaaaaaaatggattaaggACACCTTGAATtctgttacaaattttaattatacagggtgtttataaagtcctggacccattttgatgtttaataactaataaaatagtaaagataaattaaaattaataacataaatggttagatagactcaaaaagtttcatgacccttgtcaatgaacttccatgtgtgcccccttcgtcgcacggagaatattaagtcgatagtcaatttcacgccaggtagcggcaagcatgtcagcatccacagaggctattgcggttgtaattctagcttttaggtcatcaatgtttgacacgatcctcctgtaaacattgtcctttataaatccccaaagaaaaaagtccaacGGCGTTATATCAGGTCATCTGGGTGGCCAAGGGATTGGACCTtctcgcccaatccatcttcctggaaaatggtcattcaaagaactacggACGATGATACCCCgatgaggtggtgcaccatcttgttgcaaaaagacatgtggttgaagctcttctagttgtggaaatacgaagttttccaatATGTCTGagtatacgactgatgagaccgtcttttctataaaaaagaaaggcccAATGACTCGGTCGTGCATTAGTCCACACTGCACATAAACCTTTGGGGAATCCCTTTGTGTCTCACGGTATACATGGGGGTTTTCAGATCCCCATGTGCGCACATTATGGCGATTAACAATGACAGAAACATGAAAGGATGCTTCGTCGAAGAACATTATGTGCTTCACAAAATCAGCAGCATCTTCTATCCTTCCTACCATATCTGTTGCAAACGCCATCCTCCCAGGCCTATCGTCCGGTTCCAAACCTTGAACAATGTGAACTTTGTATGCATGCAGtcttaattgtttcttaataacCTTGTATACCTTCAAAATTGGCATATCCAATTCTCTTGCCGCTGATCTCACAGATCTTCTAGGATTGTCTAAAAATGTCTGTCTGACACGCTCAACGTCAAAATCACTTGTGCTCTCCGTGCGACGAATATTCTCTGTGCGACGAAGGGGACACACGTAGAAGTtgattgacaagggtcatgaaactttttgagtctatctaaccatttatgttattaattttaatctatctttattattttatgagttattaaacatcaaaatgggttcgggactttataaacaccctgtatattggtatgcaaacaaaatgaattgatattgatgattttcttttaacgtaacagtactttaaaaattttcgatgcATGATTTGACACTATTGAGCTGTTcagtattgataaaattatattagaagcTGTTAAAACTTCCTGttctaagcaaaataattttaaaattaaaaattgtatatttctttattattttgtgataaaattcacttcaatagatcgaattatatttagttggctgtttgctttttctttcataaGCAGTTTGATACATGCATGCCAATCCAAAAAATGTCTTGATTTTTTCTTCTGCCCACTACAGAGCTTGTATTATATTGACGAACATTAAAAGTTTAGTTTGTTTATTATCATTGTTATACTTTTTACCTAATACATTATTTTGTGTTGTCCTTTCAGGAAATGCATTGATAACCCAAGATTTacatttattagtttcaatatGTNTTGGTATCACCAAATTTAGAATAAGGGTGAaaactaagatttattttttttttttaatttttgaagtcttacttaactttttgaaatctcaccctgtttttgagaaagggtgagaaattcccacccattttttttctgagatgaaAACACTGGAATAAACTCTGTAGCTGGTTAAGgataaacagttatttatttaaaagtccttaaaattGAGGGAAATTACTTTAGccttaataagtttaaattatagttttattaacttattgGTGTATCATAGTATTGACCAGTCCAACCACATAATATGTAAGATTGATAAGGAATTTggtattgattttaaatcatgttactttaaatttttcgtacttttgaagattttattgGTGTTTTTTGTctaccagaattatttttttttctttctccaatTGATTCATTACATATTCACATATTTAGAATTGTTCCCCTAGATAATCAGAGAAAACTAgggaattttttccaaattaagtATTAACCCTGCATTATTATTGTTCATTACCTGCATTATTAACCTTGTATTgttataatgtattattattctttttatattgtaatgaTCTATAATATCTATTATGTTTTTCTCTTAATCCAGAAATGGTGAAATGATGACCTATGTAAGGTGTGACAGTTGCCAACGTATGATTTGGgttaaatctttcaatttagTAACTGATTTGTCCACTGAGGATGCTCCAAATACAAAGAATGGAACAAACTCTAGAAATAAGTCTTTTTCCAATGTAGTTAATAGGACATCTTCTGAAAAAGAATCTACTTCTAGTGTAAAATATGTGACAAACTCTGGAAACGAATCTTCTCCCGAtgtagataataatttaaattctgagaGAACTAACTCTAAAGAAAAATCTACTTCAAATATAGAAAATGGGgcaaattcagaaaaagaatcTTCTCATAAAAGAAATTCAGATACTTCTAATGAGAGACCTCTTAAACGAGTGAAGTTGGTATGTAttctaaatttagattaatttgaaTGCTAAGATCTactgttagtttttaaatatttatataacaacaatctttttcttgaaaatctaAAGACTATAAATAAAGATGGTGCTTAACACCATCCTTGTAAAATAGAAACTTCTAAGTGCTTAAGAGTTTATTGATTTGTAACAAGtgtttattgattaattaagtgtttattgatttaatgatttgtagtatgtaattttaagtgaaaaaattaaaaattgaagtgaaaTCAGATGAACAGTTTTcgagaaatggaattttaaatatacgactttttaaaGTAGGAtgacttaaaaactatttgaccaattttattcaaaattgatttgaaattgcATACTCAATTTCAAGAGATGCAAAAATTCGTGTTTGACTATACGAAATTTTTtgactatcattaaataaatgaataattattgaaaagtaatttatttttggttaaatgaattttatcgacgagtgcaaatatttttgtttaacttaaaaatttgtcaagatgtaataaaatatgccaaaaatgaaattaacattaagggctCCAAACTTTAAACCACTCTCCTTGCTATTGAAACTCTATTTTCCATGTTTTGAagatcaataatataaatttgtttaaaaaaatcatgttaatacagagaaaatatgtttttgtgttttgtaacttaaattatcatttgCTCTAATGAACTAGCATATTTAGGGTAAGGCCCTCAAACTGTTAAGATTGAGTTTTAATGCacaaaaatctgattatttatcaaaagttattcatggtcTTTTTTTGGTGCATTGTATACATAcactggtgtaagaaattaagagaatttgcagacttggtcgattatctctagaactactggactgattttaatgaaatttcatatgtacagtccgcaaaaaaaaaaagatatcaccctgaataactttcgttctaaatatccgattttcacgaactaattgtcaatcttaatggttcctgggggtgacctcaaatatgctaattaattagtgctaactattaattaagttacgaaatcagacacaaaaacgtactttctctgaaNagagaaagtacgtttttgtgtctgatttcgtaacttaattaatagttagcactaattaattagcatatttgaggtcatccccaggaaccattaagattaacgCTTAGTTCGTGagaatccgatcattagaacgaaagttattcagggtgatatctttttttttttgccgactgtacatatattgatacaatacaatacaaataaccattcaacaattgtaatgcATACACATGATCACAagtaacactcgttggagtcaGACGTATGAAATTGCCACAGAACAATTCAGGCCAATTGCCACAAGAAATGATAGGCTGCtttatttaaagtatgaaatcacgGTGCAAGTATATCTGTAAGAGCGGACCATACCCCCTATTGAcccacatttttgttttgtttattctgGAACCTCTGTTTCACACCATCCGACTCCAGCGAGTGTTAAGCACCTTCATGcatgtgtattacaattgttgaatggttatttgttttgtattgtatcaatgtatatATTGAATTTCATTCAAATCGGTCCAGTAGTGCTAGAAATAATTGACccagtctgcaaattctcttaatttctttcaCTAGTGTGCATTATAGGTTGTGATGTTTTCATGTTTGTTGGAATTGtgtcttaaaattatgtatcaaagttatttttttgtcacATCGTAGTTTAGCTGTGGCAAGAAAGAAATGTGTTTAAGAGAgcatttaaatgtgtttttagaTGATATTGaatggattattttttatacctttctgtttttcaacaaatttattttgtctgtAGGATAAAAGAGACTTTGATCCTTTGGAGGAGCACCGACCATGGTGCCGTTGGGTGTCAAATACTGatgcaaaagtttttcttaaagataATGAAAAGACACCCGTAATTGGTTGGGAACTTTACAGGAAatctttattaagaaatattccaAACTTTCGAGATAATAATTCTGTAAGAAACCTTTCTATTAtctattcaaactgttaatcTTCTTtgttatgcttttattttaaaataatgtttccaaacttgtgtgtttattttttggttttttctATGATGAGGGGATAGGAAAAGTGTTCCAAAAATTTGCCAGGAAGTTTGAAATGTTATAAGCATGtgcatcataaaaaataataattagtctgCATTATGTTAAAAACCAATTATAAAAAACTCTAATAATAGTTAAGTTCACTCAAccgattaatttatttcatgactGTCATTTGAAAGTTAtgtcttttcatattttgtttcttaatattttttatcttataattgaACAATACAATTACTTCTAAATCATAACTAATTTTTCTCTTCCAAAGTCATAATTGTGtggattaattatttagaaaactttgaaatgtaaaataaaaccatCTGTATAAACTTCTTTTCACAGTATAAacaacttttaagttttttcctcTCCTCATGAGTATCTATCTATAcaccaactttttttaaaaaaaagtttactaagTCTATTAAGGAtgctaactttaattttttaaaattttttgatgaaaaagaaaatattgataggAAATTGAAGTTATTGTCGGTAATAGATTTTACAAGTTTGTGCAAAGGTTGATTCAATATCAGTGT
Above is a window of Parasteatoda tepidariorum isolate YZ-2023 chromosome 5, CAS_Ptep_4.0, whole genome shotgun sequence DNA encoding:
- the LOC107446522 gene encoding zinc finger C3HC-type protein 1-like isoform X1, with product MTDFNPNVLETFIKSFSCSDQNLEEFEHRVFSFIEGQKWVSRPLVLSPLICAQYGWKCVNPNLLECIACGAKLCTQEPKIEIYDAYKSCLDKIVADLKDGHKDDCPWPLAPSPESFVKMVPLPKEEALSQFVNRLKPFLNSDSSIPQVKGSIPSVLDLKQEDVCSIFKLAKVTSKYTNEIVMSAVCLAATGWTLFFKRNGEMMTYVRCDSCQRMIWVKSFNLVTDLSTEDAPNTKNGTNSRNKSFSNVVNRTSSEKESTSSVKYVTNSGNESSPDVDNNLNSERTNSKEKSTSNIENGANSEKESSHKRNSDTSNERPLKRVKLDKRDFDPLEEHRPWCRWVSNTDAKVFLKDNEKTPVIGWELYRKSLLRNIPNFRDNNSEATPTKEHFRSIQDLLDSWTSPSSL